One stretch of Segatella copri DNA includes these proteins:
- a CDS encoding epoxyqueuosine reductase QueH: protein MKIPVEEQYKYVKLTLPDGSKAEGQAVLLHACCAPCSAAIVECMLRNGMKPTVYFSNSNIYPQQEYDVRKHELKRFLEAQNVPYVEDEYDHEEWLSVIKGLEDEPERGSRCSVCFQFRLSHAAKYAQEHGFHLLTTTLASSRWKNIRQIDTAGHLAVEAYPDVEWWDMNWRKGGLQNRRGELLRINEFYNQLYCGCEFSMR from the coding sequence ATGAAGATTCCTGTAGAAGAACAATATAAATACGTAAAACTTACTCTCCCGGATGGAAGCAAGGCTGAAGGTCAGGCTGTCTTGTTGCATGCCTGTTGTGCACCTTGTTCGGCGGCTATCGTAGAATGTATGCTTCGTAATGGTATGAAGCCTACTGTATATTTCAGTAACAGCAATATCTATCCTCAGCAGGAGTATGATGTCCGCAAACATGAACTGAAACGATTTCTGGAAGCCCAGAATGTACCTTATGTAGAGGATGAGTACGACCATGAGGAATGGCTTTCTGTTATCAAGGGTTTAGAGGATGAGCCCGAGCGTGGCAGCCGTTGTTCTGTCTGCTTTCAGTTCCGCCTCTCTCATGCAGCCAAGTATGCGCAGGAGCATGGTTTTCACCTTCTTACTACCACGTTGGCATCTTCGCGCTGGAAGAATATCAGACAGATAGATACTGCCGGTCATCTTGCCGTTGAGGCTTATCCTGATGTAGAATGGTGGGATATGAATTGGCGGAAGGGCGGTTTGCAGAATCGACGAGGTGAACTCTTGAGAATCAATGAATTCTATAATCAGTTATATTG